The following coding sequences lie in one Sphingobium sp. KCTC 72723 genomic window:
- the rnk gene encoding nucleoside diphosphate kinase regulator yields MEQYTLPANSRPTIHLTAGECDALSELALSAEHRDPHSSAMLLAELYRAELCEPGELPEQTVAMNSRIDFIYEGTGARRTVQLVYPRDADIAAGRVSILTPIGAGLIGMTAGSSIRWPDRDGHDRLLRIVSVTPPGEG; encoded by the coding sequence ATGGAACAATACACTCTCCCGGCGAATAGTCGTCCGACTATCCATCTTACCGCTGGCGAATGCGACGCGCTCTCGGAACTGGCGCTTAGCGCCGAACACAGGGACCCACATTCCTCGGCGATGCTTCTGGCCGAGCTTTATCGCGCCGAGTTGTGCGAGCCGGGCGAACTGCCGGAGCAAACGGTGGCGATGAACTCGCGGATCGACTTCATCTATGAAGGCACTGGCGCGCGCCGCACCGTGCAACTCGTCTATCCGCGCGATGCGGACATAGCTGCAGGACGCGTTTCGATACTGACTCCGATTGGTGCCGGCCTGATCGGCATGACAGCCGGGTCTTCGATCCGCTGGCCGGATCGCGATGGCCATGACCGGCTGTTGCGCATCGTGAGCGTGACGCCGCCCGGAGAGGGTTGA
- a CDS encoding transposase, whose translation MLDQNKAVIGDPVPQILRQWLQAWRPCFTAPSWEHVLVLVMGGLLATGKRTVTSCLRVTGRADAANFATYHQILNRARWSSRAVARRLLGIVVERLVPDGPVVIGMDDTIERRWGRRITARGIYRDPVRSSHGHFVKASGLRWLSFMVLTPVSWTRLIKALPVLTLLAPSERSNRQRGCRHKLLTDWARQGALQLSRWLPGRRIIFIGDSSFAVHELAHAIVRRATLISRLRLDANLFAQPAGRTARTMGRPAQKGRALPKLKTLLANPATRWTSILVSAWYGHLNGKMLEITSDIALWYRPGTPVLPVRWVLVRDPEGKRGPQAFFSTDITLEPAEIIALYVRRWQIEVTFAETRAHLGVETQRQWTDKAIARTTPALLGLYSLISLWACDLLTTKSTPYSAAWYRKTSLTFSDAIGAVRLQLWVGDINQHSPPHPEPHYIPTTRLKRMAQALCFAT comes from the coding sequence ATGCTGGACCAGAACAAGGCCGTTATCGGCGATCCCGTCCCCCAGATTCTGCGCCAATGGCTGCAGGCATGGCGTCCCTGCTTTACGGCTCCCAGTTGGGAGCATGTACTTGTTCTTGTGATGGGCGGCCTGCTGGCCACGGGCAAACGGACCGTTACGTCTTGCCTGCGTGTGACCGGCCGAGCCGATGCTGCCAACTTTGCAACCTATCACCAGATCCTCAACCGCGCCCGCTGGAGTTCGCGTGCCGTTGCCAGGCGTTTACTGGGCATTGTGGTCGAACGGCTCGTGCCCGATGGTCCTGTGGTCATCGGTATGGACGACACCATTGAACGGCGATGGGGGCGCCGGATCACCGCACGGGGTATCTACCGCGACCCGGTCCGCTCCAGTCACGGCCATTTCGTCAAAGCCAGCGGACTGCGCTGGCTCAGCTTCATGGTGCTCACCCCGGTGTCATGGACCCGCCTGATCAAGGCACTGCCAGTCTTGACGTTGCTCGCTCCTTCGGAACGATCGAACCGTCAACGCGGCTGTCGTCATAAATTGCTGACGGACTGGGCCCGGCAGGGCGCGCTGCAGCTGTCTCGCTGGCTGCCGGGTCGGCGGATCATCTTCATTGGCGACAGCAGCTTTGCTGTCCACGAACTGGCACATGCGATCGTCCGCCGGGCCACACTCATCAGCCGACTGCGGCTCGACGCCAACTTGTTTGCGCAGCCTGCGGGGCGAACGGCACGCACGATGGGGCGACCGGCGCAGAAAGGGCGAGCATTACCAAAACTCAAGACCCTGCTCGCCAACCCGGCGACACGCTGGACCAGCATTCTCGTCTCTGCCTGGTATGGCCATCTCAACGGCAAGATGCTCGAGATCACATCTGACATCGCCTTATGGTACAGGCCCGGCACTCCGGTCTTGCCGGTCCGATGGGTCCTGGTTCGCGATCCTGAAGGAAAGCGCGGCCCGCAGGCCTTCTTCAGTACCGACATCACCCTCGAGCCCGCCGAGATAATCGCCCTCTACGTCCGCCGATGGCAGATCGAGGTCACCTTTGCCGAAACCCGCGCGCACTTGGGTGTCGAGACACAGCGCCAGTGGACCGACAAAGCCATAGCGCGAACCACGCCGGCGCTGCTGGGTCTCTACAGCCTTATATCGCTATGGGCCTGCGATCTGTTGACCACTAAAAGCACCCCTTATTCCGCCGCGTGGTATCGAAAAACCAGCCTGACATTCAGTGACGCCATCGGAGCCGTCCGCCTCCAACTCTGGGTCGGAGACATTAATCAACACTCCCCGCCGCACCCAGAACCGCACTATATTCCCACAACCCGCCTAAAACGCATGGCACAGGCACTATGCTTCGCTACCTGA
- a CDS encoding TorF family putative porin: MIRRVQLAGVLGAASCGLITPAFAQDAGSVTLEVMSEEERRGLSWSEGRAALAGDIRVSRGRLDASARVVTLRNSVRHGGADAVVDLSVGTDWDLGAVRIRTDATGHAFAGARGRMDYVEAGVSASYAYGPLYATVGVIGAPSQRAIGGSNVYAYANANAGIPGTPLTMLAEVGHSSGSVRDPSRAQRLRPGGSYTNWRLGLEHRRDRLTIGVDYIGTEVSRTATASRFADQRNAGDRIVGRVQVSF; this comes from the coding sequence ATGATCCGCCGCGTTCAATTGGCGGGAGTGCTCGGTGCCGCGAGCTGCGGCCTGATCACGCCCGCGTTTGCACAGGATGCCGGTTCGGTAACCTTGGAGGTAATGAGCGAGGAGGAACGCCGCGGGCTGAGTTGGAGTGAAGGACGTGCCGCGCTGGCAGGCGATATTCGCGTCTCGCGCGGCCGGCTTGATGCATCGGCGCGCGTGGTAACGCTTCGAAACAGCGTGCGACACGGTGGCGCCGATGCGGTCGTCGACCTTTCGGTGGGAACCGACTGGGATCTGGGTGCGGTGCGTATCCGTACCGACGCCACCGGCCACGCATTCGCGGGCGCGCGGGGCCGCATGGACTATGTCGAGGCCGGCGTGTCGGCAAGCTATGCCTATGGTCCGCTTTACGCCACGGTCGGCGTGATCGGCGCGCCGTCGCAGCGCGCGATCGGTGGCAGCAACGTGTATGCCTATGCGAACGCCAATGCCGGTATTCCTGGTACGCCGCTGACGATGCTGGCCGAGGTCGGCCACTCGTCCGGCAGCGTCCGCGACCCCAGTCGGGCGCAGCGTCTTCGTCCGGGCGGCAGTTACACCAACTGGCGGCTGGGTCTCGAGCATCGTCGTGACCGTCTGACGATCGGCGTCGATTATATTGGGACTGAAGTCTCCCGCACCGCCACTGCCAGCCGGTTTGCCGATCAACGCAACGCCGGAGACAGAATCGTAGGGCGCGTACAGGTTTCGTTCTGA
- the istA gene encoding IS21 family transposase, with amino-acid sequence MTHRRQHTQAVAAAKAGISERSARRIENDPQLPSQKKKERHWRTRADPLEPFWPRIEELLQIDGIIAVTVFETLQDEFGEDAVPDAIRRTLERRIARWRALHGGEKEIFFPQHHEPGRQGLSDFTVCDSLKVTVAGETLAYRLYHFRLAASGWEHAAVVLGGESFAALSEHLQDALWKLGGAPAEHRSDSLSAAYKNLDADAQRDFTRSYDELCRHYRMLATRNNRGEAHENGSIEGPHAHLKRRLDQALRRRGSRDFVSIEAWREFVEAQVARQNRRHAARIDAERRVLKALPARRTTDFAMVTVDVTRNGTVAIDRVTYSVPSRLVGRRLNAHLFDDRIELFLGPDRVMSTPRVRISHPHRGHSIDFRHMIGNLRRKPGALRNLVYREALFPDHAYRRAWQAFDAQLDGRQACRDAVALLDIAARGDCVDVLARRIDEALDSGRLPDVESLRDEFLPTARSQRDVAIPPPDLHSYNSLIASGEVH; translated from the coding sequence ATGACCCATCGTCGCCAACACACCCAGGCCGTCGCGGCTGCCAAGGCCGGTATCAGCGAACGCAGCGCACGCCGGATCGAGAACGATCCGCAGCTTCCGTCCCAGAAGAAGAAGGAGCGCCACTGGCGCACCCGCGCCGATCCGCTCGAGCCATTCTGGCCACGTATAGAGGAGTTGCTCCAGATCGACGGTATCATTGCCGTCACGGTCTTCGAGACGCTCCAGGACGAGTTCGGCGAGGATGCTGTTCCCGATGCGATACGACGAACACTGGAACGCCGGATCGCCCGCTGGCGGGCACTGCACGGCGGCGAGAAGGAGATCTTCTTCCCGCAGCATCATGAGCCCGGTCGGCAGGGCCTGTCGGATTTCACGGTATGCGACAGTCTCAAGGTCACTGTTGCCGGCGAGACCCTGGCCTATCGCCTCTACCACTTCCGCTTGGCGGCGAGTGGCTGGGAGCATGCGGCTGTCGTGCTGGGCGGGGAGAGCTTTGCCGCCCTTTCGGAGCACCTGCAGGATGCGTTGTGGAAGCTGGGCGGTGCGCCGGCCGAACACCGCAGCGATTCCCTGTCAGCCGCCTACAAAAACCTCGACGCCGATGCGCAGCGGGATTTCACCCGAAGCTATGACGAGCTGTGTCGTCATTACCGCATGCTTGCTACCCGCAACAACCGCGGCGAGGCGCACGAGAACGGATCGATCGAAGGTCCCCATGCCCATCTCAAGCGACGGCTCGATCAGGCCTTACGCCGGCGGGGCAGCCGCGATTTCGTCAGCATCGAGGCCTGGCGCGAGTTCGTTGAGGCGCAGGTCGCCAGACAGAACCGGCGGCATGCTGCGCGCATCGATGCAGAACGCAGGGTACTCAAGGCGCTGCCCGCAAGGCGAACCACCGATTTCGCCATGGTCACCGTCGATGTCACCCGCAACGGCACCGTCGCCATCGATCGGGTTACCTATTCGGTGCCTTCCCGCCTCGTCGGACGGCGCCTCAACGCGCATCTCTTTGACGATCGCATCGAGCTCTTCCTCGGCCCGGACAGGGTAATGTCCACGCCGCGTGTGCGGATCAGTCATCCCCACCGGGGGCATAGCATCGATTTCCGGCACATGATCGGTAACCTGCGCCGCAAGCCCGGTGCACTGCGCAACCTCGTCTACCGCGAAGCCCTCTTCCCCGATCACGCCTACCGGCGGGCCTGGCAAGCCTTCGATGCCCAACTCGATGGACGGCAGGCCTGCCGCGATGCCGTCGCGCTGCTCGATATCGCCGCCAGGGGCGACTGTGTCGACGTGCTGGCCCGGCGGATCGATGAGGCTCTCGACAGCGGGCGCTTGCCCGATGTCGAGAGCCTCAGGGACGAGTTCCTGCCAACCGCAAGATCGCAGCGCGATGTCGCTATCCCGCCACCCGATCTGCACAGCTACAACAGCCTGATCGCCAGCGGGGAGGTGCACTGA
- the istB gene encoding IS21-like element helper ATPase IstB, whose product MTRTKDQAAAVLPTLLKALRLPSINRNWKRLTDTADRDGWPAANLLASLLEIEMADRSSRRIQRHRDQSGLPAGKTFATFDFDAAPGIRKPHLLSLAAGDDWIENGGNLLLFGQSGTGKTHAVAAIGHALIDTGRRVLFCSTTDMVQKLQSARRDLSLPAMLDKLDKFDLIVLDDLSYVRKDQVETSALFELIAHRYERHSLAITANQPFSAWDNVFPDPAMTVAAIDRLVHHSTIIEMNGESYRKRSAVARINAGDYDPPNGAPDRPS is encoded by the coding sequence ATGACCCGCACCAAGGATCAGGCCGCCGCCGTACTGCCTACCCTGCTGAAGGCCTTGCGCCTGCCGAGCATCAACCGCAACTGGAAGCGCCTCACCGACACCGCCGATCGCGATGGCTGGCCGGCCGCCAACCTGCTGGCCTCGCTTCTCGAGATCGAGATGGCTGATCGCTCCTCCCGGCGCATCCAGCGCCATCGCGACCAGTCCGGCTTGCCCGCAGGCAAGACCTTCGCCACCTTCGATTTCGACGCCGCCCCCGGCATCCGCAAACCGCACCTCTTGTCCCTCGCCGCCGGTGACGACTGGATCGAGAACGGCGGCAACCTGCTGCTGTTCGGCCAGAGTGGGACCGGCAAGACGCACGCAGTTGCCGCCATTGGCCATGCCCTCATCGACACGGGGCGGCGCGTCCTGTTCTGCTCCACCACCGACATGGTCCAGAAGCTCCAGTCCGCGCGCCGCGACCTCAGCCTGCCCGCCATGCTCGACAAGCTCGACAAGTTCGATCTCATCGTGCTCGACGATCTGTCCTACGTCCGCAAGGACCAGGTCGAGACCAGCGCCTTGTTCGAGCTCATCGCCCACCGCTACGAACGCCACTCGCTCGCCATTACCGCCAACCAGCCATTTTCGGCATGGGACAACGTCTTCCCTGATCCCGCCATGACTGTCGCCGCGATCGACCGCCTCGTGCACCACTCGACCATCATCGAGATGAACGGCGAAAGCTACCGCAAGCGTTCCGCCGTCGCCCGCATCAACGCCGGCGATTACGACCCGCCCAATGGCGCCCCGGACCGGCCATCATAA
- a CDS encoding ABC-type transport auxiliary lipoprotein family protein — protein sequence MQGALPTRSVSLLRPRFSQEVEGDRMLTTRGERALYLKGVRWVAPVPDLFTQALMRQYAARAPDVRLTGVRNATGASHALQIDIERFEARYALDGGEKAPPTVIIEGDATLFDLTDRRPVEAKRFLVQEPASANTTSGIVAAFDRAVARSTTELTDWSAQAARKHSTERALDTSKDRMERKQGIN from the coding sequence ATGCAGGGTGCGCTCCCGACTCGCTCTGTATCTCTGCTTCGCCCCCGGTTCTCGCAGGAGGTAGAGGGCGATCGCATGCTCACCACGCGGGGGGAACGTGCGCTCTACCTTAAGGGGGTTCGTTGGGTGGCGCCGGTCCCCGATCTTTTCACCCAGGCGCTGATGCGTCAATATGCGGCGCGGGCACCTGACGTGCGCCTGACGGGCGTCAGAAATGCCACCGGGGCATCGCATGCGCTGCAGATTGATATCGAGCGATTCGAAGCACGGTATGCCCTAGATGGGGGTGAAAAAGCACCGCCCACTGTCATTATCGAAGGCGATGCAACCCTGTTTGACCTTACTGATCGTCGTCCCGTTGAGGCCAAGCGCTTCTTGGTGCAGGAGCCAGCGTCCGCAAATACCACGAGCGGGATAGTCGCCGCTTTCGATCGTGCAGTAGCTCGCTCAACCACAGAATTGACGGATTGGTCCGCGCAAGCAGCGCGGAAGCATTCCACGGAGCGCGCGCTTGATACATCGAAGGATCGAATGGAACGCAAGCAGGGGATAAATTGA
- a CDS encoding globin domain-containing protein, producing MTTPLSEQTIAIVKSTAPILQVHGVEITTRMYERLFVDPEIKALFDMAAQESGEQPKRLAAAILAFAQNADKLEALKPAIERIAARHVATHIKPEHYPAVANALLPAIKDVLGDAVDDTVLNAWGEAYWFLADVLKARETMLYTEAA from the coding sequence ATGACCACGCCGCTTTCTGAACAGACTATCGCCATCGTCAAATCCACTGCGCCGATCCTGCAGGTTCATGGCGTGGAAATCACGACGCGCATGTACGAACGGCTGTTTGTCGATCCTGAAATCAAAGCCCTATTCGATATGGCGGCTCAAGAATCTGGCGAGCAGCCTAAGCGGCTTGCGGCTGCCATCCTTGCCTTCGCACAGAACGCCGACAAGCTTGAGGCGTTGAAACCCGCGATCGAACGCATCGCTGCGCGCCACGTCGCGACGCACATTAAGCCAGAGCATTACCCTGCCGTTGCGAACGCCTTGCTCCCGGCGATCAAGGACGTTCTTGGGGATGCGGTTGATGATACCGTGCTGAATGCATGGGGCGAGGCGTATTGGTTCCTTGCTGACGTTCTGAAGGCACGTGAAACCATGCTCTACACTGAGGCGGCGTGA
- a CDS encoding IS5 family transposase → MWTDTTRALHARRGLNLPSDLTDAEWSVLEPLLPPASHVGRPRKWPMRRIVEAILFLLRGGLPWRMLPPCFPPVSTVRRWFYLWRDTGLWLTINHVLLMACREMTGREASPSAGVIDSQSVKTTESGGPCGYDAGKKVKGRKRHILTDTEGNLVHAVIHTADIQDRDGAPMVLREIIRRFPWLRHLFADGGYAGDKLRQALRRMGKWTVEIIKRSDTAKGFEVLPRRWVVERTLAWLNRNRRLAKDFEHTIASATAWLFIASIQLFARRIARL, encoded by the coding sequence ATGTGGACCGATACCACTCGCGCACTTCATGCGCGACGCGGACTGAATTTGCCAAGTGATTTGACGGATGCCGAGTGGTCGGTGCTCGAACCGCTGTTGCCACCGGCATCGCATGTGGGGCGACCGCGTAAATGGCCGATGCGACGGATTGTCGAGGCGATACTGTTCCTGCTGCGTGGAGGCTTGCCATGGCGGATGCTGCCTCCATGCTTTCCGCCGGTCTCGACGGTGCGGCGCTGGTTTTACCTCTGGCGCGACACCGGCCTGTGGCTGACGATCAACCATGTTTTGCTTATGGCATGCCGCGAGATGACGGGCCGGGAAGCATCGCCATCGGCAGGTGTGATCGACAGCCAGAGCGTCAAAACCACGGAAAGCGGCGGTCCTTGTGGCTATGACGCTGGCAAGAAGGTCAAGGGTCGCAAACGCCATATCTTGACCGACACCGAGGGAAATCTGGTGCATGCCGTGATCCACACGGCTGACATTCAGGACCGTGACGGCGCGCCGATGGTGCTGCGCGAAATCATCCGGCGCTTTCCGTGGTTGCGCCATCTCTTTGCTGATGGCGGCTATGCTGGCGACAAACTCAGGCAAGCTCTGCGACGAATGGGGAAATGGACCGTCGAAATCATCAAGCGGTCGGACACCGCCAAAGGCTTCGAAGTGCTGCCACGCAGATGGGTTGTCGAACGCACACTGGCTTGGCTGAACCGAAACCGCCGCCTCGCCAAGGATTTTGAGCACACCATCGCATCGGCAACCGCGTGGCTGTTCATAGCTTCCATCCAGCTATTCGCCCGTCGCATCGCAAGGCTATGA
- a CDS encoding MlaD family protein: MERHANYALVGAASIALLIATLVFVVWLGGSAKGSDSYQIVFHGPVRGLSVGGEVQFNGIKVGEIGGIRLDQRDPNRVITDIELTRGTPVREDSVASSESQGISGVSIVQISAGTPSKPLLKTNDHGKRPVIASKPNAMSSLLQGGGQVVASATEALSRVNKVLSDRNIANIGGAIRDVRMTTAELAANRTMFAHAGSALAKLDRAADDIQGAASAVRQIADGDGKRAFADISQAANELKSAVHEARGVIAKLDTQSADIGTTTIPNINATMLTLQETAESLDGLIRGIRQSPREALAKSRGAELELPK, from the coding sequence ATGGAACGCCATGCCAACTATGCTCTGGTAGGCGCCGCCTCCATCGCGTTGCTTATCGCCACGCTTGTTTTTGTGGTCTGGCTCGGCGGTTCGGCCAAAGGAAGTGATTCTTACCAGATCGTGTTTCATGGGCCGGTCAGAGGTTTAAGCGTTGGAGGCGAAGTGCAGTTCAACGGCATCAAGGTCGGGGAAATCGGCGGAATCCGCCTCGACCAGCGCGACCCCAACCGTGTGATCACGGATATCGAACTGACGCGCGGGACACCGGTGCGCGAAGATTCGGTCGCATCCTCTGAAAGTCAGGGCATCTCAGGGGTCAGCATCGTTCAAATCAGCGCGGGCACGCCGAGCAAGCCGCTGCTCAAGACCAATGATCACGGTAAGCGGCCTGTCATCGCCAGCAAGCCCAACGCTATGTCTTCATTGCTGCAAGGCGGAGGACAGGTGGTGGCAAGCGCGACCGAGGCACTGAGCCGTGTGAACAAGGTCCTTTCGGATCGTAATATCGCCAACATCGGCGGTGCCATTCGCGATGTCCGAATGACTACGGCGGAACTGGCGGCCAATCGGACCATGTTCGCCCATGCCGGTTCCGCGCTCGCCAAACTGGATCGGGCGGCTGACGATATTCAGGGCGCGGCCTCGGCCGTTCGGCAGATTGCCGATGGCGATGGCAAGCGCGCCTTCGCCGATATCTCCCAGGCGGCAAACGAACTCAAATCGGCAGTTCATGAGGCTCGCGGCGTGATCGCCAAACTCGACACGCAAAGCGCCGATATCGGAACGACCACGATCCCTAATATCAATGCGACCATGCTGACCTTGCAAGAAACAGCTGAATCGCTGGACGGGCTAATTCGCGGGATCCGACAAAGTCCCCGCGAAGCTCTGGCCAAAAGCCGGGGTGCTGAACTGGAGTTGCCTAAGTGA
- a CDS encoding HPP family protein produces MPDRLIASLGAAIAIALTIVVCAGLPLSAMDLPIIVAPLGASAVLVFAVPSSPLAQPWAVVGGNTISTLIGVWAFNLFPDITLAAGVAVGGAILVMSLLRCLHPPGGAAALTAVIGSQGIHAAGYSFAFAPVAINSIALVSIAMFFHRMTTHSYPHVPALTPEPRVPRAFHSSDIDAALEDMHESFDISREDIEVLLAHVERHALMKSQRR; encoded by the coding sequence TTGCCAGATCGATTGATCGCAAGTTTGGGTGCTGCGATTGCCATCGCTCTTACCATCGTAGTTTGTGCTGGCCTTCCTCTTTCTGCTATGGATTTGCCGATCATTGTCGCACCCCTTGGTGCTTCAGCGGTACTGGTATTTGCCGTGCCTTCCAGCCCTCTAGCCCAGCCTTGGGCCGTGGTCGGCGGCAACACCATTTCAACCTTGATTGGCGTATGGGCGTTCAATCTGTTTCCAGACATCACACTTGCCGCTGGCGTCGCGGTGGGCGGCGCGATTCTGGTGATGTCGCTACTGCGCTGCCTACATCCCCCGGGGGGCGCGGCTGCGCTTACTGCAGTAATTGGCAGCCAAGGCATTCACGCAGCAGGGTATAGCTTCGCTTTCGCGCCGGTAGCGATCAATTCCATAGCACTTGTGTCGATAGCTATGTTCTTTCATCGTATGACCACACATAGCTATCCGCACGTACCAGCCCTCACGCCGGAGCCTCGCGTTCCACGAGCTTTTCATTCATCCGATATCGATGCGGCACTGGAAGATATGCATGAAAGCTTCGATATCAGTCGTGAAGATATCGAAGTGCTGCTGGCACATGTCGAACGACATGCTCTAATGAAATCCCAGCGTCGGTAA
- a CDS encoding ABC transporter ATP-binding protein → METDAEDVPIRVKGLRTAFGDKVIHEDLGLEVKRGEILGVVGGSGSGKSVLLNTILGLKQPDGGSVEIFGQDIRDPQAHSEVERRIGVMFQQGALFSFLTVQENVEAPLLEHTKLTREYVHDLARLKIKLAGLPEDAGCLKPAELSGGMRKRAGVARAIALDPDILFLDEPTAGLDPIAAAEFDDLIRTLRDALGFTVFIITHDLDTLYAICDRVAVVADKKIAAVATIKELERSDHPWIRSYLLGPRGRAAKKEKES, encoded by the coding sequence GTGGAAACCGATGCCGAAGACGTGCCCATTCGCGTCAAAGGCCTGCGCACGGCTTTTGGCGACAAGGTCATCCATGAGGATCTCGGCCTTGAGGTCAAGCGCGGTGAGATATTGGGTGTGGTTGGCGGATCGGGTTCCGGTAAGTCGGTGCTGCTCAACACCATCCTGGGCCTCAAGCAGCCCGATGGCGGATCCGTCGAGATATTCGGGCAGGACATCCGCGATCCGCAAGCGCACAGTGAAGTCGAGCGTCGGATTGGGGTGATGTTCCAGCAAGGCGCATTATTCTCCTTTCTCACCGTACAAGAAAATGTCGAGGCGCCACTTCTGGAACATACGAAACTTACACGTGAGTATGTGCACGATCTTGCAAGGCTGAAGATCAAGCTTGCTGGTTTGCCGGAAGATGCAGGCTGCTTGAAGCCTGCCGAGCTATCTGGCGGAATGCGCAAGCGCGCGGGGGTAGCCCGCGCAATCGCGCTGGATCCTGATATCCTCTTTCTCGACGAGCCGACTGCCGGCCTCGATCCAATTGCTGCAGCCGAATTCGATGATCTTATCAGAACATTGCGGGATGCTCTTGGCTTCACCGTGTTCATAATAACCCACGACCTCGATACTCTGTACGCGATTTGCGACCGCGTTGCGGTTGTCGCTGACAAGAAAATCGCCGCTGTTGCAACGATCAAAGAACTTGAACGGTCAGATCACCCGTGGATCCGGAGCTATCTTCTGGGACCGCGCGGCCGTGCCGCGAAAAAAGAGAAAGAAAGCTGA
- a CDS encoding RrF2 family transcriptional regulator, whose translation MRLTAHTDYALRILLHAALAARDGDGLLGVAQVAADHAISRNNAMKVVNVLSNAGLLQTVRGRSGGFRLGRSAETITLGEVVRLTEPCLNLADCENCILRGSCGLRGMLNKAMGVFLAELDQQTLAQAAAGSRLPAAIQLSNVPRASTTLVYN comes from the coding sequence ATGCGCCTGACCGCGCATACCGACTACGCGCTACGCATTTTGCTCCATGCAGCACTAGCTGCTCGGGATGGAGACGGGCTGTTGGGGGTCGCGCAAGTGGCTGCCGACCATGCTATTTCACGCAATAATGCGATGAAGGTAGTAAATGTGCTTTCCAACGCTGGTCTACTCCAGACCGTGCGCGGGCGCAGCGGAGGATTTCGTCTCGGGCGTTCAGCCGAAACTATCACGCTTGGTGAAGTGGTGAGACTTACCGAGCCATGTCTGAATCTTGCCGATTGCGAAAACTGCATCCTGCGCGGCAGCTGTGGTCTAAGAGGTATGCTTAACAAAGCTATGGGCGTATTTCTCGCTGAGTTGGACCAACAAACTCTTGCGCAGGCTGCCGCTGGCTCACGGCTCCCTGCAGCGATCCAGCTCTCGAACGTACCCCGCGCCAGCACCACTTTAGTCTACAACTAA